In the genome of Pseudomonas protegens, one region contains:
- a CDS encoding amino acid permease — translation MDQTLQQGELKRGLKNRHIQLIALGGAIGTGLFLGSAGVLKSAGPSMILGYAIAGFIAFLIMRQLGEMIVEEPVAGSFSHFAHKYWGGYFGFLAGWNYWVLYVLVGMAELTAVGKYVQFWWPEIPTWVSAAVFFVLVNLINMMNVKFFGEAEFWFAIIKVVAIVGMIVLGCYMLFSGSGGSQASVSNLWSHGGFFPNGGTGLLMAMAFIMFSFGGLELVGITAAEAAEPRKVIPKAINQVVYRVLIFYVGALAVLLSLYPWDELLVSLNAGGDAYSSSPFVKIFSLIGSDAAAQILNFVVLTAALSVYNSGVYCNSRMLFGLAEQGDAPKALMKLNKQGVPILALGISALITLLCVLVNYLAPHEALELLFALVVAALMINWALISLTHLRFRKAMAEQNVVPSFKAFWSPLSNYLCLAFMLMIVGVMWMIPGIRASVYAIPVWVLVIWGFYRLSHARKAGQPALH, via the coding sequence GTGGATCAAACCTTGCAACAAGGTGAACTCAAGCGTGGCTTGAAGAATCGCCATATTCAGTTGATCGCCCTGGGCGGGGCGATCGGCACCGGACTCTTCCTCGGCTCGGCCGGGGTACTCAAGTCCGCCGGCCCCTCGATGATCCTCGGCTATGCGATTGCCGGGTTCATTGCCTTCCTGATCATGCGCCAGTTGGGGGAAATGATCGTCGAGGAGCCGGTGGCCGGCTCCTTCAGCCACTTCGCCCACAAGTACTGGGGCGGCTATTTCGGCTTTCTCGCCGGCTGGAACTACTGGGTGCTGTATGTCCTGGTGGGCATGGCCGAGCTCACCGCGGTGGGCAAGTACGTGCAGTTCTGGTGGCCGGAAATCCCCACCTGGGTCAGTGCGGCGGTGTTCTTCGTACTGGTCAACCTGATCAACATGATGAACGTGAAGTTCTTCGGCGAGGCCGAGTTCTGGTTCGCCATCATCAAGGTGGTGGCCATCGTCGGCATGATCGTCCTCGGCTGCTACATGCTGTTCAGCGGCAGCGGCGGCAGCCAGGCGTCGGTGAGCAACCTCTGGTCCCACGGCGGTTTCTTCCCCAACGGCGGCACCGGCCTGCTGATGGCCATGGCCTTCATCATGTTCTCCTTCGGCGGCCTGGAACTGGTAGGCATCACCGCTGCCGAAGCCGCCGAGCCGCGCAAAGTGATTCCCAAGGCCATCAACCAGGTGGTGTACCGGGTGCTGATCTTCTACGTCGGCGCCCTGGCGGTGCTGCTGTCGCTGTACCCGTGGGACGAACTGCTGGTGAGCCTGAACGCCGGCGGCGACGCCTACAGCAGCAGCCCCTTCGTGAAGATCTTCTCGCTGATCGGCAGTGATGCGGCGGCGCAGATCCTCAACTTCGTGGTCCTGACCGCGGCGCTGTCGGTGTACAACAGCGGCGTGTACTGCAACAGCCGCATGCTCTTCGGCCTGGCCGAACAAGGCGACGCACCCAAGGCGCTGATGAAGCTCAACAAGCAGGGCGTGCCGATCCTGGCCCTGGGCATCTCCGCCCTCATCACCCTGCTCTGCGTACTGGTCAACTACCTGGCGCCCCATGAAGCGCTGGAGTTGCTGTTCGCCCTGGTGGTGGCTGCGCTGATGATCAACTGGGCACTGATCAGCCTGACCCACCTGCGCTTTCGCAAGGCCATGGCCGAGCAAAACGTGGTGCCGTCGTTCAAGGCCTTCTGGTCGCCATTGAGCAACTACCTGTGCCTGGCGTTCATGCTGATGATCGTCGGCGTGATGTGGATGATCCCGGGCATCCGCGCCTCGGTGTATGCGATTCCGGTGTGGGTCCTGGTGATCTGGGGCTTCTACCGCTTGAGTCATGCACGCAAGGCCGGGCAGCCCGCCCTGCACTAA
- a CDS encoding benzoate/H(+) symporter BenE family transporter produces MNRTATSLRWTDVFSPTVAALISVLVNYGGTFVLVFQAAELARLSAAQTASWVWAVSVGVGLTGLWLSLRYKAPIITAWSTPGAAFLATVMPFTPYAEVIGAYLISALGFIILGGSGAFDKLVRMIPKGIAAGLLAGILLQFGINAFGGASADPLLVIVLLVAYALLRRFTSRFAVVGILVIGLGLLIAQQRIDFSAVHLSLAVPVFTAPQFSLQALLGVALPLFVITLTGQYMPGMLVLRNDGYSTSANPLLTVTGLGSLLMAPFGAHAFNVAAITAAICTGKDAHPDPKKRYIAGIACGLFYILVGTFGVTLASLFMVLPKTFVSTLAGLALLGAIGGSLANAMADAATRETALITFLATAANVTLLGVGGAFWGLVAGLTAHLLIHGRATLLTAPAVKP; encoded by the coding sequence ATGAACAGAACGGCGACAAGCCTGCGCTGGACCGATGTTTTCTCGCCCACCGTGGCGGCGCTGATTTCAGTGCTGGTGAACTACGGCGGGACCTTTGTCCTGGTGTTCCAGGCCGCCGAGCTGGCGCGGCTGTCAGCGGCCCAGACCGCGTCCTGGGTCTGGGCGGTGTCGGTCGGTGTCGGCCTGACCGGGCTGTGGCTGAGCCTGCGTTACAAGGCGCCGATCATCACGGCCTGGTCCACCCCCGGCGCGGCCTTTCTGGCCACGGTGATGCCGTTCACGCCCTACGCCGAGGTGATCGGCGCCTACCTGATCTCGGCCCTGGGGTTCATCATCCTCGGCGGCTCCGGGGCCTTCGACAAACTGGTGCGGATGATCCCCAAGGGCATTGCCGCCGGCCTGCTGGCGGGCATTCTGTTGCAGTTCGGGATCAATGCCTTTGGCGGCGCCAGCGCCGATCCGCTGCTGGTGATCGTGCTGCTGGTGGCCTACGCCTTGCTGCGGCGTTTCACTTCGCGCTTTGCCGTGGTGGGCATCCTGGTCATCGGCCTGGGGCTGCTCATCGCTCAGCAGCGGATCGACTTTTCTGCAGTGCACTTGAGCCTGGCGGTGCCGGTATTCACCGCGCCGCAGTTCTCCCTGCAGGCCTTGCTCGGAGTGGCGCTGCCGCTGTTCGTCATCACCCTCACCGGCCAGTACATGCCCGGCATGCTGGTGTTGCGCAATGACGGCTACAGCACCAGCGCCAACCCGCTGCTCACGGTCACCGGGCTGGGTTCGCTGCTGATGGCACCGTTCGGCGCCCACGCCTTCAACGTGGCGGCGATTACCGCGGCGATCTGTACCGGCAAGGACGCCCATCCTGACCCGAAAAAACGCTACATCGCCGGTATTGCCTGCGGGCTTTTCTACATCCTCGTGGGCACCTTCGGCGTAACCCTGGCCAGCCTGTTCATGGTGCTGCCCAAGACCTTTGTCAGCACACTGGCGGGCCTGGCGCTATTGGGGGCCATCGGCGGCAGCCTGGCCAATGCCATGGCCGACGCGGCGACCCGGGAAACTGCGCTGATCACCTTCCTCGCCACCGCGGCCAACGTCACCCTGCTCGGGGTCGGCGGTGCCTTCTGGGGGCTGGTGGCCGGCTTGACCGCGCACCTGCTGATCCATGGCCGGGCCACTCTGTTGACCGCCCCTGCCGTCAAACCCTGA
- a CDS encoding PLP-dependent aminotransferase family protein: MSRTFELETLKMRLSDPEFRPLDLHQRIQRALRGLILDGALWPGVKLPASRALAKSLAVSRDTVENAYVQLQRDGFIQRREGSGSYVCETIGAQLRGSARRRQQLQGQPGKSRAPGAGLSRRGALLLQRGGVSDQQAVTAFATGLPETRSFPLDVWERLQRQASKDYRANVLLHGDPQGALPLRKAIAAYLNLERGAKVQAEQVLVLSSTRQALFLCAQLLVDAGKPILLENPGYFGARKAFEAAEARIVPIDVDSQGIRTDLLRADRSGARCVYVTPSHQYPTGATLSLERRLELTRWAAEQEKWIIEDDYDSEFHYDGLPTACVQGLDPYQRTLYIGTFSKTLYPGLRMGYMALPSELVSAFSAARSIMDGHTPQILQLTLARFMEEGHYNAHVRAMRKLYAERRQAMLDAIGRHLQGIAVALPPPGGLQIPCLLEPGWSEALTQQRAARVGIQLPGLSRLYAGEHKQPGWLLGYASLSAHEIETTMARLAQALRKS; encoded by the coding sequence ATGTCCCGGACCTTCGAGCTTGAAACCCTCAAGATGCGCCTCAGCGACCCTGAGTTCCGCCCGCTGGACCTGCACCAGCGCATTCAGCGGGCCTTGCGTGGCCTGATCCTCGATGGCGCCCTGTGGCCTGGGGTCAAGCTGCCGGCCAGTCGGGCCCTGGCCAAGTCGCTGGCAGTCTCCCGGGACACCGTGGAAAACGCCTATGTGCAGTTGCAGCGCGACGGATTTATCCAGCGTCGCGAGGGCTCGGGGAGTTATGTGTGTGAAACCATCGGCGCCCAGCTGCGCGGCTCGGCCCGCCGCCGCCAGCAGTTGCAGGGCCAGCCGGGGAAGAGTCGAGCGCCCGGTGCGGGCTTGAGCCGGCGTGGCGCGCTGCTGCTGCAAAGGGGCGGCGTCAGCGATCAGCAGGCCGTCACCGCCTTTGCCACCGGGCTGCCGGAAACCCGCAGCTTCCCGCTGGATGTCTGGGAGCGCCTGCAACGCCAGGCCTCGAAGGATTACCGCGCCAATGTACTGCTGCATGGCGATCCCCAGGGCGCGCTGCCCCTGCGCAAGGCGATTGCCGCCTACCTGAACCTGGAACGCGGAGCCAAGGTGCAGGCCGAGCAGGTCCTGGTGCTGAGCAGTACCCGCCAGGCGCTGTTTCTGTGCGCGCAACTGCTGGTGGACGCCGGTAAGCCGATCCTGTTGGAGAACCCGGGCTACTTCGGCGCGCGCAAGGCATTCGAGGCCGCCGAGGCGCGGATCGTGCCCATCGATGTCGACAGCCAGGGCATTCGCACCGACTTGCTGCGCGCCGACCGCAGTGGCGCCCGCTGTGTCTATGTGACGCCGTCCCATCAGTACCCCACGGGCGCGACCCTGTCCCTGGAGCGCCGGCTGGAGTTGACCCGCTGGGCCGCCGAGCAGGAGAAGTGGATCATCGAGGACGACTACGACAGCGAGTTCCACTACGACGGTTTGCCCACCGCCTGTGTCCAGGGCCTGGACCCGTATCAGCGCACCCTTTACATCGGCACCTTCAGCAAGACCCTCTATCCGGGCCTGCGCATGGGCTACATGGCCCTGCCCAGCGAGCTGGTGAGCGCCTTCAGCGCGGCCCGCAGCATCATGGACGGGCACACGCCGCAGATCCTTCAGCTGACCCTGGCGCGGTTCATGGAGGAGGGGCACTACAACGCCCATGTGCGGGCCATGCGCAAGCTCTACGCCGAGCGTCGGCAAGCCATGCTCGATGCCATAGGCCGGCATTTGCAGGGCATTGCCGTGGCCTTGCCGCCACCGGGCGGGTTGCAGATTCCTTGCCTGCTGGAGCCCGGCTGGAGCGAAGCCTTGACCCAGCAACGAGCCGCCAGGGTCGGCATCCAGTTACCAGGGCTCAGCCGGCTGTATGCCGGGGAGCACAAGCAGCCAGGCTGGTTGCTGGGCTACGCCTCGCTCAGCGCCCATGAAATCGAAACGACCATGGCGCGCCTGGCCCAGGCCCTGCGAAAGTCCTAG
- the kynA gene encoding tryptophan 2,3-dioxygenase, translated as MSQCPFSSNPPDEWHNAELNFSDSMSYGDYLDLGRILSAQHPLSPDHNEMLFIIQHQTSELWMKLMLHELKAAREQVRQGQLPPAFKMLARVSRIFDQLVHAWAVLATMTPSEYKSIRPYLGQSSGFQSFQYREIEFILGNKSAALLRPHAHRPELLQSLEESIATPSMYDEAIALMARSGLSIDPARLALQSTTTTQHDPSVEAAWREVYANPSAYWDLYQLAEKFIDLEDSFRQWRFRHVTTVERIIGFQPGTGGTEGVGYLRKMLDTVLFPELWRVRSSL; from the coding sequence ATGAGCCAATGTCCTTTTTCAAGCAACCCACCGGATGAATGGCATAACGCCGAGCTGAATTTCTCCGACTCCATGAGCTACGGCGACTACCTGGACCTGGGGCGCATCCTCAGTGCCCAGCACCCGCTGTCGCCGGACCACAACGAGATGCTGTTCATCATCCAGCACCAGACCTCGGAGCTGTGGATGAAGCTGATGCTGCACGAGCTCAAGGCCGCCCGCGAGCAGGTGCGCCAGGGCCAGCTGCCACCGGCGTTCAAGATGCTGGCGCGGGTCTCGCGGATCTTCGACCAACTGGTGCACGCCTGGGCCGTGCTGGCGACCATGACGCCGTCCGAGTACAAGTCGATCCGCCCGTACCTGGGCCAGTCCTCGGGCTTCCAGTCGTTCCAGTACCGGGAAATCGAATTCATCCTCGGCAACAAGAGCGCGGCCCTGCTGCGGCCCCACGCCCATCGCCCCGAGCTGCTGCAATCCCTGGAGGAGTCGATTGCCACCCCGTCGATGTATGACGAGGCGATCGCCCTGATGGCCCGCAGCGGCTTGAGCATCGACCCCGCGCGCCTGGCGTTGCAGAGCACCACCACGACCCAGCATGACCCGTCGGTGGAGGCCGCCTGGCGCGAGGTATACGCCAACCCTTCGGCCTATTGGGACCTGTATCAGTTGGCGGAAAAGTTCATCGACCTGGAGGACTCGTTCCGCCAGTGGCGCTTCCGCCACGTGACCACCGTGGAGCGCATCATCGGCTTCCAGCCCGGCACCGGCGGCACCGAAGGCGTCGGCTATTTGCGCAAGATGCTCGACACCGTGCTGTTCCCTGAACTGTGGCGGGTGCGCTCCTCGCTCTGA
- the kynB gene encoding arylformamidase, producing MEKTPRWWDISPPLSTATPTWPGDTPFQEERVWQFGPECPVNVGRVTLSPHTGAHVDAPLHYRPDGLPIGDVPLDVYMGPCRVLHCLGSGVLVQPEALLGRLDNVPARVLLRTYPQAPLSTWDPDFTAVAPATVELLASLGVRLIGIDTPSLDPQQSKTMEAHNAVARHGMAILEGIVLDEVAEGDYELIALPLRFAHLDASPVRAILRPLAD from the coding sequence ATGGAAAAGACACCACGCTGGTGGGATATCAGCCCGCCCTTGAGTACCGCGACCCCGACCTGGCCGGGAGATACACCCTTCCAGGAGGAGCGCGTCTGGCAGTTCGGGCCCGAGTGCCCGGTGAATGTCGGGCGGGTGACCCTGTCGCCCCACACCGGCGCCCATGTCGATGCGCCCCTGCATTACCGGCCGGACGGCCTGCCCATCGGCGACGTGCCGCTGGATGTCTACATGGGCCCGTGCCGGGTCCTGCATTGCCTGGGCAGCGGCGTCCTGGTGCAGCCCGAAGCCTTGCTTGGGCGCCTGGACAACGTGCCTGCGCGAGTCTTGCTGCGCACTTATCCACAGGCGCCACTGAGCACCTGGGATCCGGACTTCACCGCCGTCGCCCCGGCCACCGTCGAGCTGCTGGCGAGCCTTGGCGTGCGCCTGATCGGCATCGACACCCCGTCCCTCGACCCGCAGCAGTCCAAGACCATGGAGGCCCACAACGCCGTGGCTCGCCACGGCATGGCGATCCTTGAGGGGATAGTCCTGGATGAGGTGGCCGAAGGTGACTACGAACTGATTGCCCTGCCACTGCGCTTCGCTCACCTGGACGCCAGTCCGGTGCGGGCGATCCTGCGCCCCCTGGCCGATTGA
- a CDS encoding cupin domain-containing protein gives MSQPITVLRDTHPLPVLDACKWEKLEGDPHTVNLNAYTSEDGSKIMGTWICTPGKWRVAYEKWEYCHFQEGYCVITPDGRDPIHLRAGDIFVVEPGMKGTWEVLETVRKYFVFA, from the coding sequence ATGTCGCAACCCATCACCGTTCTGCGCGATACCCATCCGCTGCCCGTTCTCGACGCCTGCAAGTGGGAAAAACTCGAAGGCGATCCGCACACCGTCAACCTCAACGCCTACACCAGCGAGGACGGCAGCAAGATCATGGGCACCTGGATCTGCACCCCAGGCAAGTGGCGAGTGGCCTATGAAAAGTGGGAGTACTGCCATTTCCAGGAAGGCTACTGCGTGATCACCCCGGACGGCCGCGATCCCATCCACCTGCGTGCCGGCGATATCTTCGTGGTGGAACCCGGAATGAAAGGCACCTGGGAAGTGCTGGAAACCGTGCGCAAGTACTTCGTCTTCGCCTGA
- a CDS encoding antitoxin Xre/MbcA/ParS toxin-binding domain-containing protein: protein MVALTDTGLSPKRRGKLVLKEQSSDILLGGRARFDDRISIYRLTEEGIPLTAIIKFVSSVPMLKDEQVLAKIIGLSERTLHRRLKTPDEPLNPEQSARAVRFAQVLAKAQEIFGSSEEAQEWMAKPVMGLDGHKPVDLLTNPIGFELVDEFLTRLEYGVYQ from the coding sequence ATGGTTGCGCTGACAGACACCGGCCTGTCCCCCAAGCGGCGGGGCAAGCTGGTATTGAAAGAACAGTCTTCGGACATCCTCCTGGGTGGCCGGGCACGCTTTGACGACCGCATCTCGATCTATCGCCTGACCGAGGAAGGCATCCCGCTGACGGCGATCATCAAGTTCGTCTCCTCGGTGCCCATGCTCAAGGACGAACAGGTCCTGGCCAAGATCATCGGCCTCTCCGAACGCACCCTGCACCGCCGCCTGAAAACCCCGGACGAGCCCCTGAACCCGGAGCAGAGCGCCCGCGCGGTGCGTTTTGCCCAGGTGCTGGCCAAGGCCCAGGAGATCTTCGGCAGCAGTGAAGAGGCCCAGGAGTGGATGGCCAAGCCGGTGATGGGCCTCGATGGCCACAAACCGGTGGACCTGCTGACCAACCCCATCGGCTTCGAACTGGTGGACGAGTTCCTCACCCGCCTGGAATACGGGGTCTATCAGTG